A stretch of the Neodiprion lecontei isolate iyNeoLeco1 chromosome 4, iyNeoLeco1.1, whole genome shotgun sequence genome encodes the following:
- the LOC107220548 gene encoding putative hydroxypyruvate isomerase isoform X2: MSSRGPTVTMKFASNLSFMFGESPKITERYQLAKQAGFKAVETGFPLGFTAQEVADARSKAGVKQVLINIFTGDVTKGEMGFAAIPGKEDEFKKSVALTIEYAKALDCKKIHVMSGKVESPNEINDSTYESNMRFAIEKFQAEDIVALIEPINSITMPNYYMNSFEKGLEIVKKINSPHLRLMLDLFHLQHARGNITRTIKEYLPYLGHVQVAQVPDRHEPDTAGELNYRYVFSLLEKEGYKDYIGLEYRPKAGSAEGLKWIKNFGYTL, encoded by the exons AGTAGAGGACCAACAGTAACAATGAAGTTTGCCAGCAACCTATCCTTCATGTTTGGGGAAAGCCCGAAGATCACAGAAAGATACCAGCTGGCTAAGCAGGCAGGATTCAAGGCTGTGGAAACTGGATTTCCACTTGGATTTACTGCCCAGGAAGTTGCAGATGCTCGAAGTAAAGCAGGTGTCAAGCAGGTTCTAATCAACATATTTACTG GTGATGTAACAAAAGGAGAAATGGGCTTTGCTGCTATACCGGGGAAAGAAgatgagtttaaaaaaagtgTTGCTCTTACTATTGAGTATGCTAAGGCTCTAGACTGTAAAAA gATCCATGTGATGTCTGGTAAAGTGGAATCGCCTAATGAAATCAACGATTCAACTTATGAGAGTAACATGAGATTTGCCATCGAGAAGTTTCAGGCAGAGGATATTGTTGCTCTTATTGAACCAATAAACAGTATAACAATGCCCAACTACTACATGAatagttttgaaaaag GTCTGGAAAtagtaaagaaaataaacagtCCGCATTTAAGATTGATGTTGGATTTGTTCCATCTGCAACATGCACGTGGAAACATAACTCGTACTATCAAGGAATATCTTCCATACCTTG GTCATGTGCAAGTAGCACAAGTGCCAGACAGACACGAGCCGGATACGGCTGGTGAATTAAATTACAGATATGTATTTTCTCTCTTGGAAAAAGAAGGATACAAAGACTATATCGGTTTGGAATACAGACCAAAAGCTGGATCTGCGGAAGGATTGAAATggattaaaaatttcggttATACTTTATAA
- the LOC107220548 gene encoding putative hydroxypyruvate isomerase isoform X3, translating into MSRGPTVTMKFASNLSFMFGESPKITERYQLAKQAGFKAVETGFPLGFTAQEVADARSKAGVKQVLINIFTGDVTKGEMGFAAIPGKEDEFKKSVALTIEYAKALDCKKIHVMSGKVESPNEINDSTYESNMRFAIEKFQAEDIVALIEPINSITMPNYYMNSFEKGLEIVKKINSPHLRLMLDLFHLQHARGNITRTIKEYLPYLGHVQVAQVPDRHEPDTAGELNYRYVFSLLEKEGYKDYIGLEYRPKAGSAEGLKWIKNFGYTL; encoded by the exons AGTAGAGGACCAACAGTAACAATGAAGTTTGCCAGCAACCTATCCTTCATGTTTGGGGAAAGCCCGAAGATCACAGAAAGATACCAGCTGGCTAAGCAGGCAGGATTCAAGGCTGTGGAAACTGGATTTCCACTTGGATTTACTGCCCAGGAAGTTGCAGATGCTCGAAGTAAAGCAGGTGTCAAGCAGGTTCTAATCAACATATTTACTG GTGATGTAACAAAAGGAGAAATGGGCTTTGCTGCTATACCGGGGAAAGAAgatgagtttaaaaaaagtgTTGCTCTTACTATTGAGTATGCTAAGGCTCTAGACTGTAAAAA gATCCATGTGATGTCTGGTAAAGTGGAATCGCCTAATGAAATCAACGATTCAACTTATGAGAGTAACATGAGATTTGCCATCGAGAAGTTTCAGGCAGAGGATATTGTTGCTCTTATTGAACCAATAAACAGTATAACAATGCCCAACTACTACATGAatagttttgaaaaag GTCTGGAAAtagtaaagaaaataaacagtCCGCATTTAAGATTGATGTTGGATTTGTTCCATCTGCAACATGCACGTGGAAACATAACTCGTACTATCAAGGAATATCTTCCATACCTTG GTCATGTGCAAGTAGCACAAGTGCCAGACAGACACGAGCCGGATACGGCTGGTGAATTAAATTACAGATATGTATTTTCTCTCTTGGAAAAAGAAGGATACAAAGACTATATCGGTTTGGAATACAGACCAAAAGCTGGATCTGCGGAAGGATTGAAATggattaaaaatttcggttATACTTTATAA
- the LOC107220548 gene encoding putative hydroxypyruvate isomerase isoform X4: MKFASNLSFMFGESPKITERYQLAKQAGFKAVETGFPLGFTAQEVADARSKAGVKQVLINIFTGDVTKGEMGFAAIPGKEDEFKKSVALTIEYAKALDCKKIHVMSGKVESPNEINDSTYESNMRFAIEKFQAEDIVALIEPINSITMPNYYMNSFEKGLEIVKKINSPHLRLMLDLFHLQHARGNITRTIKEYLPYLGHVQVAQVPDRHEPDTAGELNYRYVFSLLEKEGYKDYIGLEYRPKAGSAEGLKWIKNFGYTL; the protein is encoded by the exons ATGAAGTTTGCCAGCAACCTATCCTTCATGTTTGGGGAAAGCCCGAAGATCACAGAAAGATACCAGCTGGCTAAGCAGGCAGGATTCAAGGCTGTGGAAACTGGATTTCCACTTGGATTTACTGCCCAGGAAGTTGCAGATGCTCGAAGTAAAGCAGGTGTCAAGCAGGTTCTAATCAACATATTTACTG GTGATGTAACAAAAGGAGAAATGGGCTTTGCTGCTATACCGGGGAAAGAAgatgagtttaaaaaaagtgTTGCTCTTACTATTGAGTATGCTAAGGCTCTAGACTGTAAAAA gATCCATGTGATGTCTGGTAAAGTGGAATCGCCTAATGAAATCAACGATTCAACTTATGAGAGTAACATGAGATTTGCCATCGAGAAGTTTCAGGCAGAGGATATTGTTGCTCTTATTGAACCAATAAACAGTATAACAATGCCCAACTACTACATGAatagttttgaaaaag GTCTGGAAAtagtaaagaaaataaacagtCCGCATTTAAGATTGATGTTGGATTTGTTCCATCTGCAACATGCACGTGGAAACATAACTCGTACTATCAAGGAATATCTTCCATACCTTG GTCATGTGCAAGTAGCACAAGTGCCAGACAGACACGAGCCGGATACGGCTGGTGAATTAAATTACAGATATGTATTTTCTCTCTTGGAAAAAGAAGGATACAAAGACTATATCGGTTTGGAATACAGACCAAAAGCTGGATCTGCGGAAGGATTGAAATggattaaaaatttcggttATACTTTATAA